Proteins encoded by one window of Collimonas fungivorans:
- a CDS encoding non-ribosomal peptide synthetase → MALQALLQSHPALRLRLVRSEHEGQAVGLQVVELDDQAGARSLTRVDMSGLQGQGWLGALQAGNEAALGRLDPWSGCMLQAVWYDAGEQEAGRLRLVIHHFAVDGVSWRILLPELQAAWQAARSGQFYQGDTEGTSYGRWARQLAEQAHSASRQQELEYWQAQGESLQQPEALLGLRALDASRDTYASAGSLTVQLAPADTALLLGTAPGVIHGSVNDLLLGALVLALQQWRERRGLGGAGVRIDLESHGREEGRGQDLSRTVGWFTSLFPVHLHAQLSTEQLRQALAGQAALGVALKAIKEQLRGVPGLGLGWGLLRHVSARPELQGQGAPQIGFNYLGRFAAGGGDWAFAEESQELGGQDASLPLAHVLEINALTLDGPDGPHLSANWSWASGVLQESDVRELAQGWQQALQAIVRYAQQTGAGGHTPSDFALVQISQQHIEQLELRYGALEEVLPLTPLQEGLLFHALYDRVQAGQQEQVVDAYQIQQVLELDSAIDEVVLRAALHALLRRHGQLRACFVQQEGQALQVIAALDEQQLQRSFQSHDLEPLGQAQALQELLQAERARRFDLADAQPLGLLRFTLVRLGQQSYRLILSCHHMLLDGWSMPLLLQELLQLYASRGDDGALRAPLPYRHYMQWLAGQDRLSAMAAWREALHGLEGPSLVAPPLLAKAPPREYVWALKSELSQALQQQARSQGLTLNTLMQGAWAILLGCLSGSEDVVFGVTVAGRPAELAGAESMLGLFINTVPLRVRLQGQERLGEMLARVQDGQSRLMAHAHLGLSEIQALAGLGSLFDTLVVFENYPVDREALSRAAAGLKIGAVSTHDAVHYPLSLVVVPGPRLSLRLGYRAELFEEATVARMAGQLERILCAMVSDVQQPIGGIELLDEAERDQILVQWNDTAREVQEQTLVELFEAQVEATPQAVALVCGEQELSYGELNARANRLAHVLIARGVGPEDIVGLCLERSVEMVVSLLGILKAGAAYLPLDPAYPAQRLSAMLEDAQPLCLITRGALVAELSGAGRDAVSMLLWEDEVLQVQMQEAAQSDPAEHERVRPLGPHSPAYVIYTSGSTGKPKGVVGPHHAIVNRLKWFDAVHAHAAQVPVLTKSSLSFIDGTTELFGPLLQGRTVLLADSATTRSAIELARLIQEHRLQAVTLVPSLLDALMGQAVESDLSSCSLWITSGEAVSRQQAAAFKQLLPSARLLNFYGSSEASGDSLWAECDADLVPIGRPIWNTQVYVLDASLSAVPIGVAGELYIAGAGLARGYLRRPGLTAERFVACAHGQPGTRMYRTGDLARWREDGQLEYLGRVDQQVKIRGHRIESGEIEAVLAQHDGVAQAVVVAREDIAGDKRLVAYVVARPDAQETGELTPQQLRAGLATQLPEYMVPAAIVMLERLPLNANGKVDRRTLPAPQWQGALEHVAARSPLEEIVLSAFVQVLDMPAQQVIGIEDNFFELGGHSLLATRLVSRLREMLGVELAVRSVFEAPTVRELAQQVSQSHDQGEGPPPLKAQPREQLGQGLEQSFALSFAQERLWFLDQLGAQQAQYNMPVAMRLQGCLDEAALVHAVQQLVQRHEVLRSRIEQHEGVARQVIQPWLEVPVQLEDLSELPVGEGQAKAQWLAQDEARMPFDLARGPLLRVRLVKLGAQEYVGLLTLHHIVSDGWSMGVLVRELGALYAQAVGGGDGELAPLSVQYADYAMWQRGWLQGDVLQRQLGYWREQLADSPANLELPMDRQRPAQASGEGASYRLSIDAQTTAGLNALARRERATLFMTLTTAFNVLLGRLSAQDDICVGTPVANRTHAGVEGLIGFFVNTLVLRTRIDEKASVAQLLAQVRETTLEAYAHQEVPFEQVVDALNPERSLSQSPLFQVMLVLQNAPTGVLELAGLRLEPMAMAGTSAKFDLSWYVSESAGQLHTEIEYATDLFEEGTIARMAGQLERILRAMVSDLQQPIGGIELLAEAERDQILVQWNDTAREVQEQTLVELFEAQVEATPQAVALVCGEQELSYGALNARANRLAHVLISRGVGRDGVVGICMDRSLEMVVAILGVLKAGGAYLPLDPDAPSERLAHILGQANPVLVLTRQVQEVVGLRAQGVGTLQLEAGAQAGADALQWDPRLGVGLQDLAYVIYTSGSTGKPKGVAVTHGG, encoded by the coding sequence GTGGCGCTTCAAGCGCTGTTGCAAAGCCACCCGGCACTCAGACTCAGACTGGTGCGCAGCGAGCACGAAGGGCAGGCTGTGGGGCTGCAGGTGGTTGAGTTGGATGATCAGGCAGGTGCGCGTAGCCTCACACGGGTGGACATGAGCGGACTGCAAGGCCAGGGGTGGCTTGGCGCGCTGCAAGCGGGCAACGAAGCGGCGCTGGGGCGCCTGGATCCGTGGAGCGGGTGCATGCTGCAGGCGGTCTGGTACGACGCTGGGGAACAAGAGGCAGGGCGGCTCAGGCTGGTGATACACCACTTTGCGGTGGACGGAGTGTCCTGGCGCATCTTGCTGCCCGAGCTACAGGCTGCGTGGCAAGCGGCGCGCAGCGGACAGTTCTACCAAGGCGATACCGAAGGTACCTCGTACGGGCGCTGGGCCAGGCAGTTGGCCGAGCAGGCGCACAGCGCGAGCCGCCAGCAAGAGCTTGAGTACTGGCAAGCCCAGGGCGAGTCGTTGCAACAGCCTGAAGCGCTGCTGGGGCTGCGTGCGCTGGATGCAAGCCGGGACACCTACGCCAGTGCGGGCAGCTTGACGGTGCAATTGGCGCCAGCGGACACGGCGTTGCTGCTGGGCACGGCACCGGGGGTCATACACGGTAGTGTCAACGACTTGTTGCTGGGCGCACTGGTGCTGGCGTTGCAGCAGTGGCGTGAGCGGCGTGGGCTGGGTGGCGCGGGCGTGCGCATCGACTTGGAGAGTCACGGGCGCGAAGAGGGCCGGGGGCAGGACCTGAGCCGCACGGTGGGATGGTTCACTAGCCTGTTTCCGGTGCATTTGCACGCGCAGTTGAGCACGGAGCAACTGAGGCAGGCGCTGGCCGGGCAGGCTGCGCTGGGGGTGGCACTGAAGGCCATCAAAGAGCAATTGCGCGGTGTGCCTGGTCTTGGGCTGGGCTGGGGGCTGTTGCGCCATGTGAGCGCACGGCCGGAGTTGCAGGGACAGGGCGCGCCGCAGATTGGCTTCAACTACTTGGGCCGCTTCGCAGCGGGCGGCGGTGACTGGGCATTTGCCGAAGAGAGTCAGGAACTGGGGGGACAGGATGCGAGTCTGCCGTTGGCGCACGTCTTGGAGATCAACGCGTTGACGCTGGACGGACCGGATGGTCCACATCTGAGCGCCAATTGGAGTTGGGCCAGCGGGGTGCTGCAAGAGAGCGATGTACGCGAACTGGCGCAAGGCTGGCAGCAAGCGCTGCAGGCCATCGTGCGCTACGCGCAGCAGACCGGAGCTGGGGGGCATACGCCCAGCGACTTTGCGTTGGTGCAAATCAGCCAGCAGCACATCGAGCAGCTCGAACTACGCTATGGGGCGCTAGAAGAGGTGCTGCCACTGACACCGCTGCAAGAGGGACTACTGTTTCATGCGCTGTATGACCGTGTGCAGGCTGGGCAGCAGGAACAGGTGGTGGACGCGTACCAGATCCAGCAGGTGCTGGAATTGGACAGTGCCATTGACGAGGTGGTGCTGCGCGCAGCGCTACATGCGCTATTGCGTCGGCACGGGCAGCTAAGGGCGTGCTTTGTGCAGCAAGAAGGCCAGGCGTTGCAAGTCATCGCTGCGCTCGACGAGCAGCAACTGCAGCGCAGCTTTCAGAGCCATGATTTAGAGCCGCTGGGCCAGGCGCAGGCGCTGCAGGAATTGCTGCAGGCTGAACGGGCGCGGCGCTTTGATCTTGCGGATGCGCAGCCCTTGGGGTTGCTGCGCTTCACGCTGGTGCGCTTGGGCCAGCAGAGCTACCGGTTGATTCTGAGTTGCCATCACATGCTGTTGGATGGTTGGTCGATGCCACTACTGCTGCAAGAATTGCTGCAGTTGTACGCGTCCCGGGGCGATGACGGCGCGCTGCGCGCACCGCTACCGTACCGGCACTACATGCAATGGTTAGCCGGGCAAGATCGCCTGAGCGCCATGGCAGCCTGGCGAGAGGCGCTGCACGGACTGGAGGGGCCCAGTCTGGTTGCGCCGCCGCTGCTGGCCAAGGCGCCGCCGCGCGAGTACGTCTGGGCGCTCAAGTCTGAGTTGAGCCAGGCGCTGCAGCAACAAGCGCGTAGCCAGGGGTTGACGCTTAACACTCTGATGCAAGGGGCCTGGGCGATCCTGCTGGGCTGCCTGAGCGGCAGCGAGGACGTGGTCTTCGGTGTCACGGTGGCGGGGCGTCCGGCGGAATTGGCGGGCGCCGAGAGCATGCTGGGACTGTTTATTAACACGGTGCCACTGCGCGTGCGGCTGCAGGGGCAAGAGCGGCTGGGCGAGATGCTGGCCAGGGTGCAGGATGGGCAGTCGCGCCTGATGGCGCACGCGCACCTGGGGCTCAGCGAAATTCAGGCATTGGCTGGGCTGGGCAGCCTGTTTGACACGCTAGTGGTCTTTGAGAACTATCCGGTGGACCGAGAGGCGTTGAGCCGAGCGGCAGCGGGGCTCAAGATCGGGGCGGTCAGCACGCACGACGCGGTGCACTATCCGTTGAGCCTGGTAGTCGTACCCGGGCCCAGGCTGAGCCTGAGGCTGGGCTATCGAGCCGAGTTGTTCGAAGAGGCGACGGTAGCGCGCATGGCTGGGCAATTAGAGCGCATCTTGTGCGCGATGGTAAGCGATGTGCAGCAGCCAATCGGGGGTATCGAGCTGCTCGATGAGGCTGAACGCGATCAGATACTGGTGCAGTGGAACGACACGGCGCGGGAGGTGCAAGAGCAGACCCTGGTGGAGCTGTTCGAGGCACAGGTGGAAGCGACGCCGCAGGCGGTGGCGCTGGTGTGCGGGGAACAGGAGTTGAGCTACGGGGAACTGAACGCGCGTGCCAACCGGCTGGCACACGTGCTGATAGCGCGCGGGGTGGGGCCAGAGGACATTGTGGGGTTGTGCCTGGAGCGCAGCGTGGAGATGGTGGTGAGCCTGCTGGGCATACTGAAGGCTGGGGCGGCGTACTTGCCGCTGGACCCGGCGTACCCGGCGCAGCGTCTGAGCGCGATGCTGGAGGACGCGCAGCCGCTGTGCCTGATCACACGAGGGGCATTGGTAGCAGAGCTCAGTGGCGCTGGGCGAGACGCCGTGTCGATGCTGTTGTGGGAGGATGAGGTGCTGCAGGTGCAGATGCAGGAGGCCGCGCAAAGCGACCCCGCCGAGCATGAGCGGGTGCGCCCGCTGGGTCCACACAGTCCGGCCTACGTGATCTACACCTCGGGCTCAACGGGCAAACCCAAGGGGGTGGTGGGGCCGCACCACGCTATCGTTAACCGATTGAAGTGGTTCGATGCTGTTCACGCCCATGCGGCGCAAGTGCCGGTGTTAACCAAGAGTTCGTTGAGCTTCATTGATGGCACCACCGAGTTATTTGGGCCACTTTTGCAGGGCCGTACAGTACTGCTCGCCGATTCGGCGACCACGCGCAGTGCCATTGAGCTGGCACGCTTGATCCAGGAGCACCGCCTCCAAGCGGTGACCCTTGTGCCCAGTCTGCTTGACGCCCTGATGGGGCAAGCAGTCGAAAGCGACCTGAGCAGTTGCAGTCTTTGGATCACCAGCGGAGAAGCGGTTTCAAGGCAACAAGCGGCGGCGTTCAAGCAACTGCTGCCATCTGCGCGATTGCTGAATTTCTACGGCTCCTCCGAAGCCAGCGGCGACAGTTTGTGGGCCGAGTGCGATGCTGATTTGGTTCCAATTGGGCGGCCGATCTGGAACACGCAGGTGTACGTGCTGGATGCGAGCTTGTCCGCAGTGCCCATTGGTGTGGCAGGGGAGCTGTACATTGCTGGGGCGGGATTGGCGCGAGGCTACCTGAGACGGCCCGGGCTAACGGCCGAGCGTTTTGTGGCCTGCGCGCATGGGCAGCCCGGCACGCGGATGTACCGCACGGGAGATTTGGCGCGCTGGCGCGAGGACGGACAACTGGAGTACCTGGGGCGGGTTGATCAGCAGGTGAAGATCCGCGGCCACCGTATTGAGTCTGGAGAGATCGAGGCGGTGCTGGCGCAGCACGATGGCGTGGCGCAGGCGGTGGTGGTGGCGCGTGAAGACATTGCTGGCGACAAGCGCCTGGTGGCCTACGTAGTGGCACGTCCAGATGCTCAGGAGACGGGTGAACTGACCCCGCAGCAATTGCGAGCGGGGTTGGCAACGCAACTGCCAGAGTACATGGTGCCGGCGGCGATAGTGATGCTTGAGCGGTTGCCACTGAACGCCAACGGCAAGGTGGATCGGCGAACGCTGCCGGCGCCGCAGTGGCAAGGTGCGCTCGAGCACGTGGCTGCGCGCAGTCCACTGGAGGAGATTGTGCTGAGCGCTTTTGTGCAGGTGCTTGATATGCCGGCGCAGCAGGTGATCGGCATTGAGGATAATTTCTTTGAGTTGGGGGGGCATTCGCTGCTGGCCACAAGGCTGGTTTCACGGCTCAGGGAGATGCTGGGGGTGGAGTTGGCGGTGCGCAGCGTATTCGAGGCGCCCACGGTGCGTGAGCTGGCGCAGCAGGTGAGCCAGAGTCATGACCAGGGTGAGGGGCCCCCGCCGCTGAAGGCGCAGCCGCGTGAGCAGCTTGGGCAAGGGCTTGAGCAGAGCTTTGCGCTGTCGTTTGCGCAGGAGCGGCTGTGGTTTCTTGACCAGTTGGGGGCGCAGCAGGCGCAATACAACATGCCGGTGGCGATGCGCTTGCAAGGGTGCCTGGACGAGGCAGCTCTGGTTCATGCGGTGCAGCAGTTGGTGCAACGCCACGAGGTGCTGCGCAGCCGCATCGAACAGCATGAGGGAGTGGCGCGCCAAGTGATCCAGCCTTGGCTGGAGGTGCCGGTGCAGTTGGAGGACTTGAGTGAGCTGCCTGTGGGCGAGGGGCAGGCGAAGGCACAATGGCTAGCGCAGGACGAGGCCCGGATGCCGTTTGATTTGGCGCGAGGCCCGCTGCTGAGGGTACGTCTGGTCAAGCTGGGAGCACAGGAATACGTGGGGCTGCTCACGCTGCACCATATTGTGAGCGATGGCTGGTCAATGGGAGTGTTGGTGAGGGAATTGGGGGCGCTGTATGCGCAGGCTGTCGGCGGTGGAGATGGTGAGTTGGCGCCGCTGTCGGTGCAGTACGCGGACTACGCGATGTGGCAGCGCGGTTGGCTACAAGGCGACGTGCTGCAAAGGCAGTTGGGGTATTGGCGCGAGCAGTTGGCGGACTCGCCGGCGAACCTGGAGCTGCCCATGGATCGCCAGCGTCCGGCGCAAGCTAGTGGCGAAGGCGCCAGCTACCGACTGAGCATCGATGCACAGACGACGGCGGGGCTGAACGCGCTGGCTCGACGAGAGCGGGCCACACTGTTCATGACTCTGACGACGGCCTTCAATGTACTGCTGGGGCGCTTAAGTGCACAGGATGACATTTGCGTGGGCACGCCAGTGGCCAACCGCACTCATGCGGGCGTCGAAGGGCTGATCGGCTTCTTTGTGAACACGCTGGTGCTGCGCACGCGCATTGACGAGAAGGCCAGCGTTGCGCAGTTGCTGGCTCAGGTGAGGGAGACCACGCTGGAGGCATATGCGCACCAGGAGGTGCCGTTCGAACAAGTGGTGGATGCGCTCAATCCGGAGCGCAGCCTTAGCCAAAGTCCACTGTTCCAGGTGATGCTGGTGCTGCAGAACGCGCCGACCGGCGTGCTGGAGTTGGCTGGGCTTAGGCTGGAGCCGATGGCTATGGCGGGTACGAGCGCCAAGTTTGATCTGAGTTGGTACGTCAGTGAAAGCGCTGGCCAGTTGCACACCGAGATTGAGTACGCCACGGACCTGTTCGAGGAGGGGACGATAGCGCGCATGGCTGGGCAATTGGAGCGCATCTTGCGCGCGATGGTGAGCGATTTGCAGCAGCCAATCGGGGGCATCGAGCTGCTCGCTGAGGCTGAGCGTGATCAGATACTGGTGCAATGGAACGACACGGCGCGGGAGGTGCAAGAGCAGACCCTGGTGGAGCTGTTCGAGGCACAGGTGGAAGCGACGCCGCAGGCGGTGGCGCTGGTGTGCGGGGAACAGGAGTTGAGCTACGGGGCACTGAACGCGCGTGCCAACCGGCTGGCACATGTGCTGATATCGCGCGGGGTGGGGCGAGACGGGGTTGTCGGTATCTGCATGGATCGTTCGCTGGAAATGGTTGTTGCGATACTGGGAGTGCTCAAGGCTGGCGGGGCATATCTGCCCTTGGATCCGGATGCGCCGTCCGAGAGGTTGGCGCATATATTGGGGCAGGCAAATCCGGTGCTTGTGCTCACGCGCCAGGTTCAGGAAGTGGTGGGACTGAGGGCACAAGGGGTGGGGACGCTGCAGTTGGAAGCTGGTGCGCAGGCTGGCGCTGATGCGTTGCAGTGGGATCCGCGTTTGGGCGTCGGGCTGCAGGATCTGGCCTACGTGATCTACACCTCGGGCTCCACGGGCAAACCCAAGGGGGTGGCGGTGACGCACGGGGGCTGA
- a CDS encoding condensation domain-containing protein encodes MLVRTPAGLLQQELQVALQALLQSHPALRLRLVRSEHEGQAVGLQVVELDDQAGARSLTRVDMSGLQGQGWLGALQAGNEAALGRLDPWSGCMLQAVWYDAGEQEAGRLRLVIHHFAVDGVSWRILLPELQAAWQAARSGQFYQGDTEGTSYGRWARQLAEQAHSASRQQELEYWQAQGESLQQPEALLGLRALDASRDTYASAGSLTVQLAPADTALLLGTAPGVIHGSVNDLLLGALVLALQQWRERRGLGGAGVRIDLESHGREEGRGQDLSRTVGWFTSLFPVHLHAQLSTEQLRQALAGQAALGWH; translated from the coding sequence GTGCTGGTGCGCACGCCAGCGGGGCTGCTTCAGCAGGAACTGCAAGTGGCGCTTCAAGCGCTGTTGCAAAGCCACCCGGCACTCAGACTCAGACTGGTGCGCAGCGAGCACGAAGGGCAGGCTGTGGGGCTGCAGGTGGTTGAGTTGGATGATCAGGCAGGTGCGCGTAGCCTCACACGGGTGGACATGAGCGGACTGCAAGGCCAGGGGTGGCTTGGCGCGCTGCAAGCGGGCAACGAAGCGGCGCTGGGGCGCCTGGATCCGTGGAGCGGGTGCATGCTGCAGGCGGTCTGGTACGACGCTGGGGAACAAGAGGCAGGGCGGCTCAGGCTGGTGATACACCACTTTGCGGTGGACGGAGTGTCCTGGCGCATCTTGCTGCCCGAGCTACAGGCTGCGTGGCAAGCGGCGCGCAGCGGACAGTTCTACCAAGGCGATACCGAAGGTACCTCGTACGGGCGCTGGGCCAGGCAGTTGGCCGAGCAGGCGCACAGCGCGAGCCGCCAGCAAGAGCTTGAGTACTGGCAAGCCCAGGGCGAGTCGTTGCAACAGCCTGAAGCGCTGCTGGGGCTGCGTGCGCTGGATGCAAGCCGGGACACCTACGCCAGTGCGGGCAGCTTGACGGTGCAATTGGCGCCAGCGGACACGGCGTTGCTGCTGGGCACGGCACCGGGGGTCATACACGGTAGTGTCAACGACTTGTTGCTGGGCGCACTGGTGCTGGCGTTGCAGCAGTGGCGTGAGCGGCGTGGGCTGGGTGGCGCGGGCGTGCGCATCGACTTGGAGAGTCACGGGCGCGAAGAGGGCCGGGGGCAGGACCTGAGCCGCACGGTGGGATGGTTCACTAGCCTGTTTCCGGTGCATTTGCACGCGCAGTTGAGCACGGAGCAACTGAGGCAGGCGCTGGCCGGGCAGGCTGCGCTGGGGTGGCACTGA
- a CDS encoding AMP-binding enzyme, translating to MYRSGDLARWREDGQLEYLGRVDHQVKIRGYRIEPGEIEAVLAQHEEIEQALVMVREDSPGEKRLVAYVVARQQQGAQGHDALLHEQLRQHLASQLPEYMVPAAIVVLERLPLNANGKVERRALPVPQWQGQAQYLAPSNALQRTLVQIYAQVLHVPEQQLSVNDSFFELGGDSIGSIRVVGLARKAGLVITPREVFEHRSVAGLARVARAVQEVGEVLEEEPQGMLELTPIMRWQLGGGAT from the coding sequence ATGTACAGAAGCGGGGATCTGGCGCGTTGGCGTGAGGACGGGCAATTGGAGTATTTGGGGAGAGTCGACCATCAGGTAAAGATTCGGGGCTACCGCATCGAGCCTGGTGAGATCGAGGCGGTGCTGGCGCAACACGAGGAGATCGAGCAGGCGCTGGTGATGGTGCGCGAAGACAGCCCTGGCGAGAAGCGGCTGGTGGCCTACGTGGTGGCGCGTCAGCAGCAGGGCGCTCAAGGGCACGACGCGTTGCTGCATGAGCAGTTGCGCCAACATCTTGCAAGTCAACTGCCTGAGTACATGGTGCCTGCGGCTATTGTTGTACTTGAGCGACTGCCACTGAACGCCAACGGTAAGGTGGAGCGAAGAGCGCTGCCGGTCCCGCAGTGGCAAGGCCAGGCGCAGTACCTGGCTCCGAGCAACGCGCTGCAAAGGACACTGGTGCAGATATATGCGCAAGTGTTGCACGTACCGGAGCAACAGCTGAGCGTGAACGACAGTTTTTTTGAGCTGGGAGGCGACAGCATTGGTTCGATTCGGGTAGTGGGGCTGGCGCGCAAGGCCGGACTAGTGATTACGCCGCGCGAGGTGTTCGAGCATCGCAGCGTGGCTGGGCTGGCGCGGGTGGCGCGTGCGGTACAAGAGGTTGGCGAGGTGCTTGAGGAGGAGCCGCAGGGTATGTTGGAGCTCACGCCGATCATGCGTTGGCAGTTGGGCGGCGGGGCGACCTGA